The Triticum dicoccoides isolate Atlit2015 ecotype Zavitan chromosome 6A, WEW_v2.0, whole genome shotgun sequence genome has a window encoding:
- the LOC119315225 gene encoding dolichol kinase EVAN-like → MASSSALLTGERLVVFLFAARVALAAPARLAAPLALLAGAALAVELAVDRSAAAPSSPLRRFRTRPGASSGILLGATTLPCVMLARLIQLSRILPTDPNGAQEFAYLEMQYWAVSISCVSVLAFFLWHLRQSANNEISKTLKYGSLMVVLYLVTFLLFFLVKTDGGLLAMTKNGYLLCHGVAAVILIKHILEKFPSCSSFGEGLLVSSGLVVYFGDILARTLSKMEFSASPGAFIHTPGTQSEIATVIQGFLLGLFLLPLLYKSSLQVWVYCRTLGKQRTQAIEKRVEKRAGSAVFYVSLLLVLLFLVPSWTRLVQGLEVHPFVWVLNYMFTNSDERLLLCAYWIFVICVSIRRFYSISKQSKTERILLRKYYHLVAVLIFSPAVIFQPAFLDLAFGAAFALFLILEMIRVWEVYPLGHTIHQFMNAFTDHRDSEILIISHFSLLLGCALPKWMSSGFNDRPLAPFAGILSLGIGDTMASMIGYKYGVLRWSKTGKKTIEGTAAGITSVLAACSILVTLLASSGYILSQHWLSLSLAVTLSLLLEAYTTQLDNAFIPLVFYSLLCL, encoded by the exons ATGGCGTCCTCCTCTGCGCTGCTCACGGGGGAGCgcctcgtcgtcttcctcttcgcCGCGCGCGTCGCGCTCGCTGCCCCGGCTCGCCTCGCGGCCCCGCTCGCGCTCCTCGCGGGGGCCGCCCTCGCCGTCGAGCTCGCGGTGGACCGCTCCGCCGCGGCCCCTTCCTCCCCGCTCCGCCGGTTCAGGACAAG GCCAGGTGCTTCATCAGGCATTCTTCTTGGCGCAACTACTTTGCCTTGTGTCATGCTTGCACGGTTAATCCAGCTTTCGAGGATCTTACCGACAGATCCTAATGGAGCACAAG AATTTGCATACCTCGAAATGCAGTATTGGGCAGTATCCATCAGCTGTGTCAGTGTGCTGGCTTTCTTCCTTTGGCATCTACGTCAGTCTGCCAACAATGAGATTTCTAAAACTTTGAAATATGGTTCATTGATGGTAGTTTTATATCTAGTGACATTCTTGCTGTTCTTCCTAGTGAAGACTGATGGAG GTCTGTTAGCGATGACCAAAAATGGGTATCTGCTCTGCCATGGAGTGGCTGCTGTGATCTTGATCAAGCACATTCTAGAGAAGTTCCCTTCATGTTCATCTTTTG GGGAGGGACTTCTGGTGTCAAGTGGTCTCGTTGTTTACTTCGGTGATATTCTGGCTCGTACTCTTTCAAAG ATGGAGTTCTCTGCATCACCAGGGGCATTCATACACACACCTGGAACTCAAAGCGAGATAGCCACCGTTATTCAG GGTTTTTTGCTTGGTCTCTTTCTACTTCCCTTGCTGTACAAAAGTTCTCTTCAAGTTTGGGTTTACTGTCGAACATTGGGCAAGCAACGAACACAAGCAATTGAGAAACGAGTAGAAAAAAGAGCAGGCTCTGCTGTATTTTATGTCTCGTTGTTGTTGGTGTTACTGTTCTTAGTGCCGTCATGGACGCGGCTTGTTCAAGGTCTTGAAGTCCATCCGTTTGTTTG GGTTCTTAACTACATGTTCACCAATTCAGATGAACGGCTTCTTTTATGCGCATACTGGATATTTGTCATATGTGTATCAATTAGAAGGTTCTACAGTATATCAAAGCAAAGCAAAACAGAGAGAATTCTTTTGCGCAAGTATTATCATCTTGTTGCTGTCCTGATTTTCTCTCCTGCCGTTATATTTCAG CCTGCTTTCTTGGACTTGGCATTTGGTGCCGCATTTGCTCTTTTCTTAATACTGGAGATGATTCGT GTTTGGGAAGTATACCCTCTTGGGCATACCATACATCAATTCATGAACGCTTTCACTGACCATCGCGATTCTGAGATTCTAATTATTAG TCATTTCTCACTCTTACTGGGCTGCGCACTTCCTAAGTGGATGTCATCTGGATTCAATGATCGACCCCTAGCCCCTTTTGCTGGAATTCTCAGCTTAGGGATAGGTGATACAATG GCATCAATGATAGGGTACAAGTACGGTGTCCTAAGATGGAGCAAGACAGGAA AGAAAACAATTGAAGGCACGGCAGCAGGCATAACTTCTGTACTGGCAGCCTGCTCAATCTTGGTGACACTCTTAGCTTCAAGCGGATACATTCTTTCACAG CACTGGTTGTCACTTTCATTAGCTGTGACTTTGAGCTTATTACTTGAAGCGTATACGACCCAGCTGGATAACGCTTTCATACCCCTTGTATTCTATAGCCTTCTATGTCTATAA
- the LOC119315223 gene encoding splicing factor 3B subunit 1-like, whose protein sequence is MDGIDAELARAQDERRKLEEALAAGAPMAVSSVTFDKDLYXGGGSGSDRFAGYDTSIPASEDDAPEDDSAEPSAANPAVRRLASYTGHAVAAADIPRSEDDDGMPAKRSQRIIDREDDYRRRRLDRIISPERHDAFASGEATPDPSVRTYADAMRESKVQQEKEHVLREIAKKKKEEEEKAKEKKAAPQPQPAATKRRNRWDQSQDGDAAAGAKKSKTSDWDAPDATPGIGRWDATPGRVGDATPSVRRNRWDETPTPGRMADADATPAAGGITPGATPSGAWDATPKLPGGLVTPTPKKQRSRWDETPASMGSATPGGTAATPAGFNTPGQTPFGAENLATPTPGHLAARGPMTPEQYQLLRWERDIEERNRPLTDEELDSMFPQEGYKILEPPASYQPIRTPARKLLATPTPLGTPMYAIPEENRGQHFDVPKDLGPGLPLMKPEDYQYFGTLLNEDEEEQLTPEEQKERKIMKLLLKVKNGTPPQRKTALRQLTDKAREFGAGPLFNKILPLLMQPTLEDQERHLLVKVIDRVLYKLDELVRPFVHKILVVIEPLLIDEDYYARVEGREIISNLSKAAGLATMIAAMRPDIDNIDEYVRNTTARAFSVVASALGIPALLPFLKAVCQSKKSWQARHTGIKIVQQIAILMGCAVLPHLKNLVEIIEHGLSDENQKVRTITALSLAALAEAAAPYGIESFDSVLKPLWKGIRSHRGKVLAAFLKAIGFIIPLMDALYASYYTKEVMQVLIREFQSPDEEMKKIVLKVVKQCVSTEGVEADYIRSDILPDFFKHFWVRRMALDRRNYKQLVETTVEMANKVGVTGIVGKIVEDLKDESEPYRRMVMETIEKVVANLGASDIDPRLEELLIDGILYAFQEQTSDDANVMLNGFGAVVNALGQRVKPYLPQICGTIKWRLNNKSAKVRQQAADLISRIAIVMKQCQEEQLMGHLGVVLYEYLGEEYPEVLGSILGALKAIVNVIGMTKMTPPIKDLLPRLTPILKNRHEKVQENCIDLVGRIADRGAEFVPAREWMRICFELLEMLKAHKKGIRRATVNTFGYIAKAIGPQDVLATLLNNLKVQERQNRVCTTVAIAIVAETCSPFTVLPALMNEYRVPELNVQNGVLKSLSFLFEYIGEMGKDYIYAVTPLLEDALMDRDLVHRQTAASAVKHMALGVAGLGCEDALVHLLNYIWPNIFETSPHVINAVMEAIEGMRVALGAAVVLNYCLQGLFHPARKVREVYWKIYNSLYIGAQDALVASYPALGDDGDNIFSRPELAMFV, encoded by the exons atggaCGGGATCGACGCGGAGCTCGCGCGCGCGCAGGACGAGCGCCGGAAGCTGGAGGAGGCCCTGGCGGCCGGCGCGCCCATGGCCGTCTCCTCCGTCACCTTCGACAAGGACCTCTACG NNGGGGGCGGCTCCGGCTCCGACCGCTTCGCCGGCTACGACACCTCCATCCCGGCCTCCGAGGACGACGCGCCCGAGGACGACAGCGCCGAGCCCTCCGCCGCCAACCCCGCGGTGCGCCGTCTCGCGTCCTACACGGgccacgccgtcgccgccgccgacatcccccgCTCGGAGGACGACGACGGGATGCCCGCCAAGAGGTCCCAGCGCATCATCGACCGCGAGGACgactaccgccgccgccgcctcgaccgcATCATCTCGCCCGAGCGCCACGACGCCTTCGCGTCCGGGGAGGCCACCCCGGACCCCTCCGTCCGAACCTACGCCGATGCCATGCGCGAGAGCAAGGTGCAGCAGGAGAAGGAGCACGTGCTGCGGGAaatcgccaagaagaagaaggaggaggaggagaaggccaaggagaagaagGCTGCGCCTCAGCCGCAGCCAGCCGCGACCAAACGGCGCAATAGGTGGGATCAGTCGCAGGACGGCGATGCTGCTGCTGGGGCCAAGAAGTCCAAGACCTCAGACTGGGATGCCCCTGATGCAACTCCTGGGATTGGGCGCTGGGACGCCACTCCTGGCCGTGTTGGAGATGCAACGCCCTCTGTGAGGAGGAATAGGTGGGATGAGACTCCAACTCCAGGGAGGATGGCTGACGCAGATGCAACTCCTGCAGCCGGTGGCATTACTCCAGGAGCCACCCCTTCTGGGGCATGGGATGCTACTCCTAAGCTGCCTGGTGGGCTTGTCACACCAACACCCAAGAAGCAGAGATCTAGGTGGGATGAGACACCAGCAAGTATGGGGAGTGCAACACCTGGTGGTACAGCAGCGACACCTGCTGGGTTCAACACTCCTGGGCAAACACCATTCGGAGCAGAGAACCTTGCCACGCCAACACCTGGTCACCTTGCTGCTCGTGGCCCGATGACTCCGGAGCAGTACCAGCTCTTGCGGTGGGAGCGGGACATTGAGGAGCGGAACAGGCCTCTCACTgatgaggagcttgactccatgtTCCCGCAGGAGGGATACAAGATTCTTGAGCCTCCAGCTTCATACCAGCCCATACGTACCCCAGCAAGGAAGCTGCTTGCTACGCCAACACCTCTGGGCACACCAATGTATGCTATTCCAGAGGAGAACCGTGGACAGCATTTTGATGTGCCCAAGGACTTGGGTCCTGGTTTGCCCCTCATGAAGCCAGAGGACTACCAGTACTTTGGGACGTTGCTgaatgaggacgaggaggagcagcTAACGCCAGAGGAGCAGAAGGAGAGAAAAATCATGAAGCTCCTGCTCAAGGTAAAGAACGGCACACCCCCACAGCGGAAGACAGCACTCCGGCAGCTCACGGACAAAGCACGCGAGTTTGGTGCTGGCCCATTGTTCAACAAAATCCTGCCATTGCTCATGCAGCCAACACTTGAGGACCAGGAGCGGCATCTCCTGGTGAAGGTCATTGATAGGGTGCTGTATAAGCTGGATGAGCTGGTCCGTCCATTTGTGCACAAGATTCTTGTTGTTATCGAGCCACTTTTGATTGATGAGGATTACTATGCTCGTGTTGAGGGCAGGGAGATTATCTCAAATCTTAGCAAAGCTGCCGGTCTTGCTACTATGATTGCTGCCATGAGACCGGATATTGATAACATTGACGAGTATGTGAGGAATACGACTGCTAGGGCATTCAGTGTGGTGGCTTCTGCTTTGGGTATCCCGGCCCTCCTCCCATTTTTGAAGGCTGTTTGTCAGAGTAAGAAGTCCTGGCAAGCTCGGCACACTGGTATCAAGATTGTTCAGCAGATTGCTATTCTCATGGGCTGCGCTGTTCTGCCTCACCTTAAGAACCTAGTTGAGATCATTGAGCATGGTCTAAGCGACGAGAACCAGAAAGTGCGGACGATCACTGCCCTATCTCTTGCTGCACTTGCTGAAGCTGCCGCACCCTACGGTATTGAAAGTTTTGATAGTGTGTTGAAACCTCTCTGGAAGGGTATCAGATCTCACCGTGGAAAGGTCCTTGCTGCCTTCTTGAAGGCTATTGGTTTCATCATCCCTCTTATGGATGCTCTGTATGCCAGTTACTACACGAAGGAGGTGATGCAAGTCCTGATTAGAGAGTTCCAGTCACCAGATGAAGAGATGAAGAAGATTGTCCTGAAGGTTGTTAAGCAGTGTGTCAGTACAGAGGGTGTGGAGGCTGATTATATCCGGAGTGACATCCTTCCAGACTTCTTCAAACACTTCTGGGTTAGGAGAATGGCCCTAGATCGTAGGAACTATAAGCAACTTGTGGAAACAACAGTAGAGATGGCAAACAAGGTGGGAGTTACTGGTATCGTTGGGAAGATTGTTGAGGATCTGAAAGATGAAAGTGAGCCTTATAGGAGAATGGTGATGGAAACAATTGAGAAGGTGGTGGCCAACTTGGGTGCCTCGGATATTGATCCTCGTCTGGAGGAGCTGCTTATTGATGGCATCCTGTATGCTTTCCAAGAGCAGACAAGTGATgatgcaaatgtcatgcttaatgGTTTTGGAGCTGTTGTGAATGCGCTCGGGCAGAGGGTCAAGCCTTACCTTCCTCAGATATGTGGTACCATTAAGTGGCGGTTGAACAACAAGAGTGCGAAAGTTAGGCAGCAAGCTGCTGATCTGATCTCAAGGATAGCTATTGTTATGAAGCAGTGCCAGGAGGAGCAGCTTATGGGTCACCTGGGTGTTGTGCTGTATGAGTACCTGGGAGAGGAGTATCCTGAGGTGCTGGGTTCAATTCTCGGAGCATTGAAGGCTATCGTGAATGTTATTGGTATGACTAAGATGACGCCTCCGATCAAGGATCTCCTTCCTCGTCTGACTCCCATCTTGAAGAATAGGCATGAGAAGGTCCAAGAGAACTGCATTGATCTAGTTGGtaggattgctgatcgtggagcagAATTTGTTCCAGCTAGGGAGTGGATGAGGATTTGTTTTGAGTTGCTAGAAATGTTGAAGGCTCACAAGAAGGGTATCAGAAGAGCCACTGTGAACACATTTGGTTATATTGCCAAGGCAATTGGGCCACAGGATGTGTTGGCCACTCTGTTGAATAACTTGAAGGTGCAGGAGCGACAGAACCGTGTCTGCACCACTGTAGCAATTGCTATTGTTGCTGAAACTTGCTCGCCTTTCACAGTTTTGCCCGCCCTCATGAATGAGTACCGAGTTCCGGAGCTAAATGTTCAGAATGgtgtattgaagtctctctctttcctCTTTGAGTATATTGGCGAGATGGGCAAAGATTACATATATGCTGTCACTCCCTTGCTCGAAGATGCCCTAATGGACAGGGATCTGGTTCACAGGCAGACTGCTGCATCTGCTGTTAAGCATATGGCTCTGGGAGTTGCTGGCTTGGGTTGTGAGGATGCTCTTGTCCATTTGCTTAACTATATCTGGCCCAACATATTCGAGACATCTCCCCATGTTATAAATGCCGTCATGGAGGCTATTGAGGGGATGCGAGTTGCTCTAGGTGCAGCTGTGGTTCTGAATTATTGCCTCCAAGGCCTTTTCCATCCAGCAAGGAAAGTACGTGAAGTATATTGGAAGATCTATAACTCGCTGTATATTGGTGCACAAGATGCACTTGTTGCCTCTTATCCTGCACTAGGCGATGATGGAGACAATATCTTCAGCCGTCCAGAGCTAGCCATGTTTGTGTGA
- the LOC119316413 gene encoding glycine-rich cell wall structural protein 1.0-like, giving the protein MAAPTSCRRLAVSAIVLLCVSLLQLAQARLLREDKTTLDDSKSFSIKGGSGEGGGRGFGISIGHGGHDVSIAVGGGLGGGAGTTRGGGASAGGGAGGGVGIDVGRGGIDVGIGGGGGGAGGAGGVHAGAGAGGGVGVGVHIGRGGVSVSNGGGGGVGGGSGGSGGGNSGGGSGVGRAGNAMGGGGGSGSANGSTGSGEGSGVGSASGGTA; this is encoded by the coding sequence ATGGCCGCTCCCACCTCCTGCCGCCGTCTGGCCGTCTCAGCTATAGTGCTGCTGTGCGTTTCACTTCTCCAGCTTGCCCAAGCAAGGCTCCTACGGGAGGATAAAACCACACTGGATGACAGCAAGTCGTTCTCCATCAAAGGTGGCAGCGGGGAGGGTGGCGGCCGGGGCTTCGGTATCAGCATAGGCCATGGCGGGCACGACGTGTCCATCGCTGTCGGCGGTGGGCTTGGAGGCGGAGCTGGCACTACCCGTGGTGGCGGTGCAAGTGCCGGCGGTGGCGCGGGTGGAGGCGTTGGCATTGACGTGGGGCGTGGTGGTATCGATGTGGGGATCGGCGGAGGTGGGGGTGGGGCCGGTGGCGCCGGCGGTGTGCATGCAGGGGCTGGAGCTGGAGGTGGTGTCGGTGTCGGTGTTCACATCGGGCGTGGTGGGGTGAGTGTGAGCAACGGAGGAGGCGGTGGTGTTGGAGGTGGAAGTGGGGGTAGTGGCGGTGGCAACTCCGGTGGTGGTAGTGGCGTTGGCCGTGCTGGTAATGCAATGGGCGGTGGCGGAGGGTCTGGTAGCGCAAATGGTTCTACCGGAAGCGGAGAGGGTAGTGGAGTTGGGTCGGCCAGTGGAGGTACCGCTTAA